One Cryptomeria japonica chromosome 9, Sugi_1.0, whole genome shotgun sequence genomic window carries:
- the LOC131062899 gene encoding cyanidin 3-O-glucoside 7-O-glucosyltransferase (acyl-glucose) — MEISKRETLLFWFIIGIQIHASLQIKLDDLNRDDFPENFIFGASTSAYQVEGAAQLDGRKPCIWDTYTHSGKMFDGSTGDVTADQYHHYKEDVRLMFKMGLNAYRFSISWSRLIPDGRGAINPKGLEYYNNLINELILHGIQPHVTLFHFDLPQSLEDAYGGWLSPRIIEDFRAFAEVCFTEFGDRVKYWTTFNEPNALSPLSYDIGWWPPQRCSYPFGFGNCSAGDSTEEPYLAAHHVLLSHAEAVELYRENFQAKQKGFISLVILALWFVPLTNSSKDIAATQRTIDFQHGWFIDPLFFGDYPSSMKKIVGSRLPNFTKEQSKKLKGSFDFVGLNHYGTYYVSDLPSQWVSTERDFVRDLSSKIAVMRDDVPIGKIAPTGITIVPWGFQELLEHFKQHYGNPAIIIYENGYGTINNQSLPLSEALNDTGRMEYLHDYLDSLLLAIRNGSNTRGYFIWTLMDNFEFMNGFKIRYGLFYVDFEDKNLKRYSTLSARWFTKFLKGKKQVEYLWKGRGGPTNVGQIAASSHFLSTN, encoded by the exons ATGGAGATTAGCAAGAGAGAAACACTTCTGTTTTGGTTCATCATAGGAATTCAAATTCATGCCTCTCTGCAAATCAAGCTGGACGACCTCAACAGAGATGATTTTCCCGAAAATTTTATATTTGGGGCAAGCACTTCTGCTTACCAG GTTGAAGGCGCAGCACAACTTGATGGCCGGAAGCCTTGCATTTGGGATACTTATACGCATTCTG GGAAAATGTTTGATGGAAGCACAGGGGATGTTACTGCAGATCAATACCACCATTATAAA GAGGACGTACGTCTGATGTTTAAAATGGGATTAAATGCGTACAGATTTTCCATCTCTTGGTCTCGATTAATACCTG ATGGAAGGGGTGCCATCAATCCAAAGGGATTGGAATACTACAATAATCTCATCAATGAACTCATTCTCCATG GTATTCAACCGCATGTTACCTTATTCCATTTCGATTTGCCCCAGAGCTTGGAAGATGCCTATGGAGGATGGCTCAGTCCCAGAATAAT AGAAGATTTCAGAGCCTTTGCAGAAGTTTGTTTCACAGAATTTGGGGACAGAGTGAAGTACTGGACAACTTTCAACGAGCCAAATGCATTATCCCCTTTAAGTTATGACATTGGTTGGTGGCCTCCGCAACGGTGTTCTTATCCGTTTGGATTTGGCAACTGTAGTGCAGGAGATTCTACGGAAGAACCATATCTTGCTGCTCATCATGTTTTGTTATCTCATGCTGAAGCAGTTGAACTCTACAGAGAAAATTTTCAG GCCAAGCAGAAGGGTTTTATCAGCTTGGTGATTCTAGCGTTGTGGTTTGTGCCATTGACAAACTCGTCCAAGGACATAGCTGCAACTCAGAGGACAATTGATTTTCAACACGGTTG GTTCATAGATCCCCTTTTCTTTGGAGACTATCCTTCCAGCATGAAGAAGATTGTAGGCTCCAGGCTGCCCAATTTCACCAAAGAACAATCTAAAAAGCTAAAGGGATCTTTCGATTTCGTTGGGCTGAATCATTATGGCACTTATTATGTCTCCGATTTACCTAGTCAGTGGGTTTCTACAGAAAGAGATTTTGTGAGAGATTTAAGCTCAAAGATAGCAG TAATGCGAGACGATGTCCCTATTGGTAAG ATCGCACCAACTGGAATTACAATTGTTCCATGGGGATTCCAAGAATTATTGGAACATTTCAAGCAACACTATGGCAATCCAGCTATTATAATCTATGAAAATG GATATGGCACTATAAACAACCAATCTCTTCCACTCTCTGAGGCATTAAATGATACAGGAAGGATGGAGTATCTTCATGATTATCTTGATAGTTTGCTCCTCGCCATTAG GAATGGATCCAACACTCGAGGATACTTCATCTGGACATTGATGGACAATTTTGAGTTTATGAATGGTTTTAAGATTCGTTATGGCCTCTTCTATGTAGATTTCGAAGATAAAAATTTGAAGAGATATTCAACACTTTCTGCTCGCTGGTTTACCAAAtttttgaaagggaagaaacaggtTGAATACTTATGGAAGGGAAGAGGAGGGCCCACTAATGTGGGTCAAATTGCTGCATCCTCTCATTTCCTGTCCACGAATTAA